From the Agelaius phoeniceus isolate bAgePho1 chromosome 28, bAgePho1.hap1, whole genome shotgun sequence genome, one window contains:
- the LOC143696027 gene encoding serine/threonine-protein kinase pim-3-like — MRLYEYRKGALVPLELALLWKVSRPGFPSVVRLLDWFEVPEGFALLMERPQRCQHLWYFLHERRFLTEPVGRGLFRQVLEAMGHCSSRGVLHRHIKAENVLVDLATGEAKLIDFGCGTILQDTFYTRMSGTPEYSPPEWILFGCYHVRDSIHDNVYINHGLEERQE; from the exons atgaggctctatgaatat cgcaagggcgcccttgtgcccctggagctggcgctgctgtggaAGGTGTCGCGGCCTGGCTTCCCCAGCGTCGTGCGGCTCCTGGACTGGTTCGAGGTGCCCGAGGGCTTCGCGCTGCTCATGGAgcgtccgcagcgctgtcagcacctctggtacttcctgcacgagcggcggttcctgacggagcccgtggggcgggggctgttccgccaggtgctggaggccatggggcactgcagcagccgcggcgtCCTGCACCGCCACATCAAGGCCGAGAACGTCCTCGTCGACCTGGCCACGGGTGAGGCGAAGCTCATCGACTTCGGCTGCGGCACGATCCTCCAGGACACGTTCTACACCCGGATGTCAG GAACGCCGGAGTACAGCCCACCGGAGTggatcctctttggctgctaccatg tgcGTGACAGCATCCACGACAACGTTTACATCAACCATGGACTTGAAGAACGTCAAgaataa